TTTATCAGGCGGCTCCCCATCAAATTTCCTTTTGTGAAATTGTTTAAAGATTTCTTCGGGACGTTTCATATCTTCAATAGGGATTTCCAATCCGCGTGTCATTTCCGCTGATTCAATCTCAACACTCAGGACTTCCCCGCCTTGCTCACTGAACGCTTGGCGCACTTTATCATTAATCCCCGTTTGCGGTTTGTTTAATTTCAGTTTAACTTGGATATACTTCCCATCCCAAGCCTGTGTCCGTGCGTCCCAGAGAACAGAGTCTTCATCTCCCTTGACTATACACAATTCCTTGAAGACAGGAATCTCAATAGCCTCATCTCGCACCAATGTTCCGTTATCAGATAACTCCAGCAGCCGCACCGCTTTAGAATAACCCGTTTCGTTGAATCTCAGTGGAATCGGTGAGCCTGAATATCGGATTGGGTAATCAGTGCCGTTAATTGTTTGTGGTCTATGGAGGTGCCCCAAAGCAACATAATTCACATCTTCAGGAAAATCGGGGGCATGGATAGCGGTCGCGCCACCAATCTGGACATTTCGCTCAGAATCGGTTATTGTTCCACCTTGAACGAAGAGATGTCCCATCAAAATCTTTGGAAGCTCCGCTGGCATAGCCGAAACACAATCAGCATAGAACGATTTGAGCCGTTCTCGATACCGTTCATTCCTTTCTATCTCTGTCTCATAGGAAACATGTGGAAGGTCTGTTTCGGTCAGATAAGGGACAGCCGCAACCATTACGCGCGGATTGTCGGGTGGAAAGGGTAACACACATTTGGGAACCTCATTTGCCAGACCGATGACGTGAATCCTGCCCATTTCCAGAAACTCGCGTGGAGCCTCCAAGTGTCTTGCAGAATCGTGATTGCCTGCGGTGATGACCGTATAGGTATCGGTTTTATTAAAAAGACGGTAGAGGAATCGATAGTAGAGGTTGGTTGCCTCTGCTGATGGGAGGGCAGTGTCAAAAATATCTCCTGAAACGAGGAGAAGATCAACACCACGTTGCTGAATTGTTTCAAGGAGCCAGTCGAGGAATTGTTTGTGTTCGTCAAGTCGGGAACGTTCGTGAAGTCGTTGTCCAATATGCCAATCGGCTGTGTGTATAATTTTCATAGTTGCTGTCTGTTTACCACTCTTTACGGAGTTTTCGGTAGATTTCATAGATATTATCCTAACAGATTTTAAATCTATTTTCAAGCAGATTCACATAAACACATAAAATTTTTGGCTCATGTAAATAAGGTATGTCCAATATTTTATACGTTGTAGTAAACTATGCTCATGGTAATATCCTTAGGACTTACGCAGAATGTTCTTTTGTAGCATGATGCACGTCGCATGAATCAACGGTATGAATGCCTTATTGGCATTCACCGGGGCGAGTACGCCGCAAACCTGTTAGGTTGTGCCACCAGAATGCTTGTGTTTTTTCAAGTATCTCTATATCACAGATCGGTCTACGGTTAAAATTACGTAAGTCCTAATCCGTAGAACGTTACGAGGTTTTTCGTTGCACAATGTCCATAAGCGGCAAGCGTCCCCGAACCGTCGGTTTCCCATTTCAAGTCAGACTTTGACGCTTCCGCCCGGTTGCTATCGCACATCGGTAT
The sequence above is drawn from the Candidatus Poribacteria bacterium genome and encodes:
- a CDS encoding exonuclease SbcCD subunit D; the protein is MKSTENSVKSGKQTATMKIIHTADWHIGQRLHERSRLDEHKQFLDWLLETIQQRGVDLLLVSGDIFDTALPSAEATNLYYRFLYRLFNKTDTYTVITAGNHDSARHLEAPREFLEMGRIHVIGLANEVPKCVLPFPPDNPRVMVAAVPYLTETDLPHVSYETEIERNERYRERLKSFYADCVSAMPAELPKILMGHLFVQGGTITDSERNVQIGGATAIHAPDFPEDVNYVALGHLHRPQTINGTDYPIRYSGSPIPLRFNETGYSKAVRLLELSDNGTLVRDEAIEIPVFKELCIVKGDEDSVLWDARTQAWDGKYIQVKLKLNKPQTGINDKVRQAFSEQGGEVLSVEIESAEMTRGLEIPIEDMKRPEEIFKQFHKRKFDGEPPDKTLTQTFRELIQMVEGTE